In Horticoccus luteus, the following proteins share a genomic window:
- the rarD gene encoding EamA family transporter RarD, translating into MSTRAGPAAARGAWAAGLCYFLWGLVPVYWRQLAAVDAVELIAHRLVWTALFTLVVLGFMRGGWGALRGALSSRRALGLQLLSSVLLTANWLVYVWGVNAGHIIETSLGYFLVPLLNVGLGRLVLHERLRRLQWLAIGVAAAGVAWQLVLLGRLPWIALAIAGTFGGYGLLRKQSPLGPLTGLAVESALLAPLGLALLAWRFHTGTGALGGPFALSTQLLVLTTGVVTAGPLLLFAYGAQRIRLSTLGLLQYIAPTVQFSLGLLVYHEPFARERAGSFVLIWTALLLYTVDNVWGQRRTAFSGGAAPLQRA; encoded by the coding sequence ATGAGCACGCGCGCCGGCCCCGCGGCGGCGCGGGGTGCGTGGGCGGCGGGGCTTTGCTACTTTCTCTGGGGGCTCGTCCCGGTTTACTGGCGTCAACTCGCCGCTGTCGATGCCGTTGAATTGATCGCCCACCGGCTGGTCTGGACCGCGCTTTTCACCCTCGTGGTGCTCGGCTTCATGCGCGGGGGCTGGGGCGCCTTGCGCGGAGCGCTGAGCTCGCGCCGCGCCCTCGGACTGCAACTGCTGAGCAGCGTCCTGTTGACGGCCAACTGGCTCGTTTACGTATGGGGCGTCAACGCCGGACACATCATCGAGACGAGCCTCGGCTACTTTCTCGTGCCGCTGCTCAACGTCGGCCTCGGCCGACTCGTCCTGCACGAGCGTCTACGGCGCCTTCAATGGCTGGCGATCGGCGTCGCTGCCGCCGGCGTGGCCTGGCAACTGGTGCTGTTGGGCCGGCTGCCGTGGATTGCCCTCGCGATCGCCGGAACGTTCGGCGGCTACGGGTTGCTGCGTAAACAATCCCCGCTTGGACCGCTCACGGGCCTGGCCGTCGAATCCGCGCTCCTCGCTCCGCTTGGTCTGGCGTTGCTCGCATGGCGGTTTCACACCGGCACCGGCGCCTTGGGCGGGCCGTTCGCGCTTTCCACCCAACTGCTCGTGCTCACCACCGGTGTGGTGACCGCCGGCCCTTTGCTGTTGTTCGCCTACGGCGCGCAACGCATCCGGCTCTCCACGCTCGGCCTGCTCCAATACATTGCGCCGACGGTGCAATTCTCCCTCGGCCTCCTCGTGTATCACGAGCCGTTTGCGCGGGAGCGCGCGGGGTCATTCGTGCTGATCTGGACCGCGCTGCTTCTCTATACCGTCGACAACGTCTGGGGCCAACGCCGCACGGCGTTCTCGGGCGGGGCCGCTCCCCTCCAACGCGCCTGA
- a CDS encoding FKBP-type peptidyl-prolyl cis-trans isomerase yields MRFSRTCFVVLISALLGLPMLRAQREKIPPDDLEIVEKNWPDAKKTVTGMRYEILEAGHGESPKPGAMVAVNYVGRLLDGKVFDEVSETQPPFKFRVGRDQVILGWDQILQLMKPGEKRLVIIPPELGYGSRGAPPRIPRNATLVFMIWLREVVNE; encoded by the coding sequence ATGCGCTTTTCCCGAACCTGTTTCGTTGTTTTGATTTCCGCGTTGCTCGGTCTGCCGATGCTGCGCGCGCAACGGGAAAAAATTCCGCCGGATGATTTGGAGATCGTGGAAAAGAACTGGCCGGACGCGAAGAAGACGGTGACGGGGATGCGTTACGAGATCCTCGAGGCGGGGCACGGTGAGAGTCCGAAGCCCGGGGCGATGGTGGCGGTGAACTACGTGGGACGTCTGCTCGACGGAAAGGTCTTCGACGAAGTGTCGGAGACGCAGCCGCCCTTCAAATTCCGTGTGGGGCGCGATCAGGTGATCCTCGGCTGGGACCAGATTTTGCAGTTGATGAAGCCGGGCGAAAAACGGCTGGTGATCATCCCGCCGGAGCTGGGCTACGGCTCGCGGGGCGCCCCGCCGCGCATCCCGCGGAATGCGACACTCGTGTTCATGATTTGGTTGCGCGAGGTCGTGAACGAATGA
- a CDS encoding uracil-DNA glycosylase family protein codes for MHPPPVLGRAVTSRALLVGQAPGDKEPVVGRPFAWTAGRTLFSWFNAALGWTEDETRERIYFAAVCRCFPGKRPEGGDRVPAPEEIANCASWLEAEFALLRPQLVIPVGKLAIAQFLPPAPLVEVIGRPFRIRYHGYACDCIPLPHPSGASPWHRIEPGKTLLGQALARIAAHPATKKF; via the coding sequence ATGCACCCGCCGCCGGTGTTGGGTCGCGCGGTGACGAGCCGCGCCCTGCTGGTGGGGCAGGCGCCCGGCGACAAAGAGCCGGTGGTCGGGCGGCCGTTTGCGTGGACTGCGGGGCGGACCTTGTTCTCGTGGTTTAACGCGGCGCTCGGCTGGACCGAGGACGAGACGCGCGAGCGGATTTATTTTGCGGCGGTCTGCCGCTGTTTCCCGGGGAAGCGACCGGAAGGAGGCGACCGGGTGCCGGCGCCGGAGGAGATTGCGAATTGCGCGTCGTGGCTGGAGGCGGAGTTCGCGCTGTTGCGTCCGCAGTTGGTCATCCCGGTGGGCAAGCTCGCGATCGCGCAGTTTCTGCCTCCGGCACCCTTGGTCGAGGTGATCGGACGCCCGTTTCGCATCCGTTATCATGGCTACGCCTGTGACTGCATTCCGCTGCCGCATCCTTCGGGCGCGTCGCCGTGGCATCGCATCGAGCCCGGCAAAACGCTGCTCGGGCAGGCGCTCGCGCGGATTGCGGCACATCCGGCGACGAAGAAGTTTTGA
- a CDS encoding RNA recognition motif domain-containing protein: MYVGNLSFKTSEDELRSAFGQYGSVTDVYVAMDKMTGRPRGFAFVTMGTPEEAKAASEKMNGTDLGGRQLTVNEARPKEDRPGGGFGGGGGGGGGFRGERRGGFGGGGGGGGFRGGDRGGDRRY; this comes from the coding sequence TTGTATGTCGGCAACCTGTCGTTCAAGACGTCGGAAGACGAGCTCCGCTCGGCCTTCGGTCAATATGGCAGCGTGACCGACGTTTACGTCGCCATGGACAAGATGACCGGCCGCCCCCGCGGTTTCGCGTTCGTCACCATGGGCACGCCTGAAGAGGCCAAAGCAGCGAGCGAGAAGATGAACGGCACCGATCTCGGCGGCCGTCAATTGACCGTGAACGAAGCGCGTCCGAAGGAAGATCGCCCGGGTGGCGGCTTCGGCGGCGGCGGCGGTGGCGGCGGTGGTTTCCGCGGCGAACGCCGTGGCGGCTTCGGCGGCGGCGGCGGTGGTGGTGGTTTCCGCGGCGGCGACCGCGGCGGCGATCGTCGCTACTAA
- a CDS encoding RNA-binding S4 domain-containing protein yields MSDRQDNSAGGGSAARDDGPRRLDRWLWGVRIFKTRAAAAEACRAGDVAINDVAAKPAREVRIDETIRVRQGLVTRTLVVRGAPRSRVGAALVAGYCEETTPAEEWEKAKVQRVQQVMARPPGAGRPTKRDRRRLEELWGD; encoded by the coding sequence GTGAGCGATCGCCAGGATAACTCGGCCGGAGGAGGGTCAGCCGCCCGGGACGACGGTCCCCGCCGGCTGGACCGCTGGCTGTGGGGCGTGCGGATTTTCAAGACGCGGGCGGCCGCTGCGGAGGCGTGCCGGGCGGGGGACGTCGCAATCAACGACGTTGCGGCCAAGCCGGCGCGCGAAGTGCGGATCGACGAAACGATCCGGGTGCGCCAAGGGCTGGTAACGCGCACGTTGGTGGTGCGGGGGGCGCCGCGATCCCGCGTCGGCGCCGCGTTGGTGGCGGGTTACTGCGAGGAAACGACGCCCGCGGAGGAATGGGAAAAGGCGAAAGTGCAGCGCGTGCAGCAGGTCATGGCACGCCCGCCCGGGGCGGGCCGCCCGACGAAGCGGGACCGACGACGACTGGAGGAGCTGTGGGGGGACTGA
- a CDS encoding DUF3016 domain-containing protein — protein MKTFRLLFTVLPLLTAGALLAAPSASKDSSRVNVTFSHPEKFTDVKEDQFGSEKGRDAILEQIRDYIDQRAPRYMKNGESLSVTFTDIDLAGDFEPWRGPKADDIRIIRAIYPPRMDLSFKVTDASGAVVKEGTRELRNLDFQSELSVNTQDSLRFEKSLLDDFLRSLFPRR, from the coding sequence ATGAAAACATTTCGCCTACTTTTCACCGTTCTTCCTCTCCTCACCGCCGGTGCATTGCTGGCGGCGCCGTCCGCCAGCAAAGACAGTTCGCGGGTGAACGTGACGTTTTCCCATCCGGAAAAATTCACCGATGTGAAGGAAGACCAGTTCGGATCCGAGAAAGGCCGCGACGCAATCCTGGAGCAGATCCGCGATTACATCGACCAACGGGCTCCCCGTTACATGAAGAACGGCGAGTCGTTGTCGGTCACGTTTACGGACATTGACTTGGCGGGTGACTTCGAACCGTGGCGCGGGCCGAAGGCGGATGACATCCGGATCATCCGCGCCATCTATCCGCCGCGCATGGATTTATCGTTCAAGGTGACCGATGCCAGCGGCGCGGTGGTGAAGGAGGGCACGCGGGAGTTGCGCAATCTGGACTTCCAATCGGAGTTGAGCGTGAACACCCAGGATTCGTTGCGCTTCGAGAAGAGCCTCCTCGATGACTTCCTGCGGAGCCTGTTTCCGCGCCGGTGA